ACATTTTTACCTGAAGAACAAGACAGACAAATGATCAGGGACTGCAGATAATGGGTAATATGTACTCACCTAAATGTATGGTATAGATTAAGGCAAAGCCTGTGGGATAGATTATGGAAGAGACTGTGGGATAGATTATGGAAGAGACTGTGGGATAGATTATGGAAGAGACTGTGGGATAGATTATGGAAGAGACTGTGGGAAAGCGCGATGTACCGTGTTACATTTCTCTATGAGTGTCCTGATCTCTGGCTTGACCTTCTCGATCAAGTCCACCAGCTTGGTGTTGCTCTTCATCATCCCACTAGGCATGATAAAGACCTTGGTGCCAGCCACTGTAGGACAGGAAGAGAAAATTgttcccgtgtggctcagttggtagagcatggcacttacaGCGCCAGGGTTGTAGGTTCAATttccacaggggaccagtacaaGAAAGTATGCACTCGCTACTGTAATTCTCtccggataagagcgtctgctaaatgactacaatgtaaGTGTAAGATGAACAAGAGAACATACCTCTTACCACTGTAGGCTTGACCAGAAGTAGACaccagaaaataaagaaaaaacactCAAAATAGGCATGTAGTGTTACTCACCCTTGTCCTCCCCAGTACCATCTTCCATTTTCCTCTTTTTGGCACTTTGCTGCAAAGAGGATATCAAGTTGCTTACATCTGTTACAATTACAGATTGCATTTGGTCATCACAGGGTGTTTAATTCCATTCCAAGTCTCACCGCTTCAAGTCCATCGTGGAGGTTTGAGAGTAGAATGGGGTCTGGCACTGTCAAGTTGATTTCTGAGTGTATCTCTTTAAGGTCACAGATGTTTAAAATGGGATCCTGCAAACGATGGCCCACAACACATACACTCTAAAAGGGAAATTGGAGGTCATTTGACTAATCACTTACATTGTGATTACATAAATACGCTTACCTTGAGAAAATGGTCAAGTTCCAATAACTTATTTGGGAAAAAACTTGCAACTAGGTTCTCCGCCTGTGAAACAAGGAGTATAGTTGGAATATGACATTCAAAGCTATAATATCTAGATACTTTGTTCCCCCACTGAATACAGTAAACACCCGAAAGGAAACTCACCTCCCCAGTAATTCGTTGTCTGAAAACATCGACCTGTACAAAAACAACAACTGTCATATTACAGGAAAATAATTAAATATTCAATAACCAGCAGGCATGTTTGAATACAACATGTGATTGGGATTCGATTAGGATACTGTCTGCAAGACATTGCTAATCATCAGTCAACGTCAATTCAATATGCTATAGGTCCACGTCTAAAAATTGTGTTGAATTGAGTTACCGGGTTACCTTGACACCGTTAgttattaactagctagctaccaataCTCGCCCCTTATGAAACATGCAGCACAAAGCAATAACCCTTTTATGTAAGGAAGTGCACCTGTTAGACGGTTTCCCTGGTCCGTTATGCTAGGCACGGGAAGAAAGCAAGTTAGCCTCAGCACTTTGCCTCACTGACTAATAATTGCTAGCTCGCTAACATTACAAGCAACTTCTCCTAAAATTTCGAATGAATTGTGGATGTAAATTACGTTTTACCTTACGATTAAGTTCATTGTCCACCTTGAGGCTTGAATTCATCTTCTTCATCCACAAATGGCAGAAATACGATTGTCCTCAATTTGGGACTAAACGTGTCAGCCACAATTGTTGTCTAAAAATGAGTTATTCAACATGAGACAACATGACATACGAACACGCATGCACAgtaatggtgctttcaagacaaatgGGAACAAGGAAAAAAACTAAGTCAGATCGTGACGTCGGTGATCGATTTCTAGAAAGAAACCCCCGTTTTCGACTTGGAAT
This genomic window from Oncorhynchus kisutch isolate 150728-3 linkage group LG20, Okis_V2, whole genome shotgun sequence contains:
- the LOC109865400 gene encoding proteasome activator complex subunit 3-like isoform X2 — translated: MNLIVDVFRQRITGEAENLVASFFPNKLLELDHFLKDPILNICDLKEIHSEINLTVPDPILLSNLHDGLEAQSAKKRKMEDGTGEDKVAGTKVFIMPSGMMKSNTKLVDLIEKVKPEIRTLIEKCNTVKMWVQLLIPRIEDGNNFGVSIQEETVAELRTVEGEAASYLDQISGYYITRAKLVSKIAKYPHVEDYRRTVTEIDEKKYISLKVIVSELRNQYVTLHDMILKNIDKIKKPRSSNAEALY
- the LOC109865400 gene encoding proteasome activator complex subunit 3-like isoform X1 → MKKMNSSLKVDNELNRKVDVFRQRITGEAENLVASFFPNKLLELDHFLKDPILNICDLKEIHSEINLTVPDPILLSNLHDGLEAQSAKKRKMEDGTGEDKVAGTKVFIMPSGMMKSNTKLVDLIEKVKPEIRTLIEKCNTVKMWVQLLIPRIEDGNNFGVSIQEETVAELRTVEGEAASYLDQISGYYITRAKLVSKIAKYPHVEDYRRTVTEIDEKKYISLKVIVSELRNQYVTLHDMILKNIDKIKKPRSSNAEALY